GGTCCAGCGACACCGGCAGGCTGCCAGACTGAAGCTGTATCGATAGCGTCCTCACCCTATCGAAGGTGAAGTCCTGACCTTCTATGAAGCCGCTGCCGTTGGTTATGGGCTGCCGCACCACCGGGCACACAATGCTCTCCCCGTCCAGCACGTGGGCTACGCATTTGGTGGTGTCTCCGGCAATGCGGTCCGTAAGCTCCCGGAAAATGCGGGTGCCGGTGCCGTCGAAGACAAAGTTGACTATAGGCGCGCTCGTAGTGGGATGGGTTCCCGGAAACACGCTGACTAGCCTGTCGCCGGTAAGGGACTCGCCGGAACGGCCCACGGCCTCCTTGTCGGTAAACTGCGTGCAGTTCAGGTCCAGGCAGGTCCGTTCCTTGATAACCAGCTGTGCCGTTTGGCCTATGAGCTGCTTGGCCTGCTCCACGCCGCCGGTCACCCTGAATCCCACGACCGACCCAAAGGCTGCCGCCAGGTCTGAGCGCAGCCTCTCCTGCTCTGAAGCGGTCTGGGTAGGCACTCGCACCCGGAAGGACGTGCTCTGCGCCCGCGTAATCACCGGATTCGTGATGCCCTGCTCCGACAGCAGCGCCCGAAGGTCCGTGGTGGACACCTGCTGTCCAAAGACTACCTGTATGCTGTTGGCCGCCTGGTTGTAGTTGTAGTTCTGCAAAGCGCCGAACTTGTCTGTTAAGGCGGTCCGAATCTTCTCCGTATTCTCCTCGGTAAGCCCAGCCGCGATTATCAAGGCCGAGTTGGGAATAGGCGAACCCTGGATGCTTTCTACGCTGCTCTTGCTGAAACCCAGCTCTTTAAGCTTTTGCTCCAGCGAATCTCTAGTTATAACCGAAGCAAACCCCACCTCTATATGGGTGTCCTCCACGCCCGGCAGCTGGACTATGACGCGGTCGTCGCCCAGCCTCTGCACCACCGGCTCCGTAACGCCGAAGGCGTCAACGCGCCGCTCGATGGTGTCGATCACCCCCTCCATCCGCTCGGATGTGGGGTCATCCCGCTGCAGACGGAAGCCGCCCGCTGCTATCGGCCCCACCCTGCTGGCAAACTCGCCTTCAATGGCCAGGTCCCGCTCTGGCGCCAGGGCCGCCAGGTCTACAGAATAGTTTGTGCCCTTGGCCGAAACGACCAGAGCGTTGTCAAAATTCAGCTCCGTCAGCACGTTCTCCAGCGTGCCCTGGTCAATGCCCGTCTGGAAGGTTAAGTCTAAAATCGCCGCCTCAATTTTGGACGTCTTCACCTCTTCTATGGCCGGCATCTTCTCTTTAAGGTCCGTCACCAGCTTGGCCTGGCCCGCTTCGTCCAGGGCCTCAATGGCTGTGGTGAAGGCCCTCCCATCCTCCGTAATCACGGGCGCCCGCGTGTGATTCAAGTCCTCCAGGACGCCCTGTATAGTCCCCTCCACCGGAATGGGCTGAAAGACTACGTAGCCCTCCTTATGGTTCTCATCGGCCTGGGAGTCCAATAGTTGGAAAGTCTGGACCGGGTAAAGCCGCTCCAGTGCGTCCTTCAGCGCCTTCTCAGCGTCCGCGTTTATGTCCTCGGGCAGTTTGAGGATAGCGAAGAACTGGCTGGCGACGGTCTGGATCTCGGCGTCGGGGTAATTTAAGGCAGCGGCCGCCTCTTTAATCCGGCCTTCGTTAGGTTCAGGCTTAGCGAGGATCTCGAGACGCGTGCGGTCTTCCCTCGTCGGCGTCGCCGCCGTGATATCCGAAGTCTTGGATTCCATCTCCTGGATAAACCCGTCGACTCTATCGGCCGCCAGGCCAGGCAGTTCTATCACAAAATTCTGTTTCGTGAATGAGGTCACCTGCGCCGCGCCTAGGCCCATCCCCGTCAGCCCCTGTCGCAGCGTCTCCTCCGCCACCGGCTCAGCGAACGTGATATCCAGCTTTACGGGCCGCTGCGCCTGATACACCAGGTGGGCGCCGCCCCGCAGGTCCAGACCCAACACCAGCCCCATAGGGCCGGTGCCGCCGCGGTCCAGTTCATCGCCTGGCAGGTCTATATCCCGGTAGCCTATGACCAGCCCCGCCAGAGCCGTCATTAAGAACAGAAAAAGAAATATTCTGAGATTATGCCTACGCAAGGGTGTCTTCTAGCCCCCTCTCTTTTGCAAGCTCCGCCTTCATCCACTCCAAAGCCTCAACCCTATCCCTGACCTCCCCCATCGCCTGAGCCTCCTCTACACCTTCCAGCAAAGTCTGGAACATAGGCCCTGGCCGAAGCTGAAAGGCCTCAATCAGGTCGTGTCCCGTGACAAGCCGCTCCTTTCGCTCGGGAGCCTCCTCACGCCTCTTGTTCTCCAGCACGTGGTTGACCTGGGCCACGCGATTCCGCCACTCCTCCACCTCCAGCCGCGGCCCCCGCGCCGCGACATAGTCCGCCAGGCTGAGGTACAGGACCGACACCGCCGTGTCTCCCAACTCGCGATAGAATCGATGCGTCGCCCGCGCCGTCGGCGTCTCCACCCCCTGGGACATCTGGGTGGGCCGAAGGTGGTGCTCCACCATTAAGCCAACGCTCTTTACGCTTCGCGCGCTCATGCGCAGCGCTCGCAGGCGTTTCTGGGCCATGGACGCCCCCAGGACAGGGTGCCCCAGAAAACGGGTGCGCCCCGTGGCGTCGACGGCCTTGGTCTGCGGCTTGGCTATATCGTGAAAGAGGGCCCCCAGCTTCAACAGCGTCCGCCGCGTGTGCCCGTCCCCCACATGTTCGCCGAAATACGACGACACGTCATCTCCCCCGTAAACGTCCTGGGCCAGCGCGTCGTCCGCCCGCGATGATGTA
This sequence is a window from SAR202 cluster bacterium. Protein-coding genes within it:
- the secD gene encoding protein translocase subunit SecD; this translates as MTALAGLVIGYRDIDLPGDELDRGGTGPMGLVLGLDLRGGAHLVYQAQRPVKLDITFAEPVAEETLRQGLTGMGLGAAQVTSFTKQNFVIELPGLAADRVDGFIQEMESKTSDITAATPTREDRTRLEILAKPEPNEGRIKEAAAALNYPDAEIQTVASQFFAILKLPEDINADAEKALKDALERLYPVQTFQLLDSQADENHKEGYVVFQPIPVEGTIQGVLEDLNHTRAPVITEDGRAFTTAIEALDEAGQAKLVTDLKEKMPAIEEVKTSKIEAAILDLTFQTGIDQGTLENVLTELNFDNALVVSAKGTNYSVDLAALAPERDLAIEGEFASRVGPIAAGGFRLQRDDPTSERMEGVIDTIERRVDAFGVTEPVVQRLGDDRVIVQLPGVEDTHIEVGFASVITRDSLEQKLKELGFSKSSVESIQGSPIPNSALIIAAGLTEENTEKIRTALTDKFGALQNYNYNQAANSIQVVFGQQVSTTDLRALLSEQGITNPVITRAQSTSFRVRVPTQTASEQERLRSDLAAAFGSVVGFRVTGGVEQAKQLIGQTAQLVIKERTCLDLNCTQFTDKEAVGRSGESLTGDRLVSVFPGTHPTTSAPIVNFVFDGTGTRIFRELTDRIAGDTTKCVAHVLDGESIVCPVVRQPITNGSGFIEGQDFTFDRVRTLSIQLQSGSLPVSLDLVRETTVESILGDETLKASLEAGVLGLLLVAIYMIVYYRMAGLMASAALVVYVIMALAIFKTVPITLTLSGIAGIILSIGMAVDANIVIFERLKEELRAGRSLLSAMEIGFRRGWPAIRDGNIATFISSAILFFFGRELGEPKITGFAITLGIGTALSMFTAITITRNFMNLMVFTPVGRKLNLFTPESLERPSAVPVPAQGGER